One segment of Thermococcus profundus DNA contains the following:
- a CDS encoding class I SAM-dependent methyltransferase, with amino-acid sequence MGHYYSEEPNTPLKTKTIEVCVRGYCFKFVTASGVFSFGKLDRGTELLIESMVLDEDWRVLDLGCGYGPIGIVASRFVDYVVMTDVNKRAVSIARKNLKINGIRNAEVRWGSLYEPVRGEKFDTVITNPPVHAGKDILREIVINAPQHLNDGGLLQLVIRTRQGANYIKALMEESFTEVRELAKGSGYRVYAGIA; translated from the coding sequence ATGGGTCACTACTACTCAGAAGAGCCGAACACTCCGCTGAAAACAAAGACGATCGAAGTCTGTGTTAGGGGGTACTGCTTCAAGTTTGTCACGGCCAGTGGGGTCTTCTCATTCGGAAAGCTCGACAGGGGCACCGAACTGCTCATTGAGAGCATGGTACTGGATGAAGATTGGAGGGTCTTGGATCTGGGTTGTGGCTACGGCCCAATAGGCATCGTAGCCTCCCGCTTCGTGGACTACGTCGTCATGACTGACGTGAACAAAAGGGCTGTGAGTATAGCAAGGAAAAATTTAAAAATCAACGGCATTAGGAACGCTGAAGTGCGCTGGGGGAGTCTCTACGAACCCGTTAGAGGGGAAAAGTTTGACACCGTAATCACAAATCCCCCGGTTCATGCTGGCAAGGACATCCTGAGGGAAATAGTTATAAACGCCCCACAGCATCTCAACGACGGGGGGTTGCTTCAGCTGGTCATCCGTACCCGACAGGGCGCAAACTATATTAAGGCCCTGATGGAGGAGAGCTTTACCGAAGTGAGAGAGCTGGCTAAGGGAAGCGGATATCGGGTGTATGCCGGGATCGCCTAG
- a CDS encoding 50S ribosomal protein L34e: protein MKPMYRSRSWKRKYVRTPGGRTVIHFERKKPKIAHCAMCGRPLNGVPRGRPSELRKLPKTAKRPERPYPNLCPSCMRKVMKAQVRAGIAL from the coding sequence ATGAAGCCTATGTACAGGTCAAGGTCATGGAAGAGAAAGTACGTCAGGACTCCAGGTGGAAGAACGGTCATACACTTTGAGCGGAAGAAGCCGAAGATAGCCCACTGCGCCATGTGCGGCAGGCCGCTCAACGGCGTTCCGCGCGGCAGGCCGAGCGAGCTCAGGAAGCTCCCTAAGACCGCTAAGAGGCCCGAGAGGCCCTACCCGAACCTCTGCCCGAGCTGCATGAGGAAGGTTATGAAGGCTCAGGTCAGGGCTGGTATCGCTCTCTGA
- a CDS encoding 30S ribosomal protein S13, with product MTENFRHIVRVAGVDLDGNRQLRWALTGIRGIGINFATMVLRVAGIDPYMKTGYLTDEQVEKIEKILEDPVAHGIPAWAVNRPKDYETGKDMHLITAKLAMAWREDFNRLRRIRSYRGIRLERGLPVRGQRTRSNFRHGSTIGVSRKKK from the coding sequence ATGACTGAAAACTTCAGACACATCGTCCGTGTTGCGGGAGTTGATCTGGACGGAAACAGGCAGTTGAGATGGGCCCTTACGGGAATCAGGGGTATAGGCATAAACTTCGCCACGATGGTGCTCAGGGTTGCAGGGATAGACCCGTACATGAAGACCGGTTACCTCACAGATGAGCAGGTGGAGAAGATCGAAAAGATCCTTGAGGATCCGGTCGCCCACGGAATCCCGGCCTGGGCCGTCAACAGGCCGAAGGACTACGAGACCGGTAAGGACATGCACCTCATCACAGCGAAGCTCGCTATGGCCTGGCGTGAGGACTTCAACAGGCTCAGGAGGATCAGGTCATACAGGGGCATCAGGCTTGAGCGTGGGCTGCCCGTTAGGGGCCAGAGAACCAGATCGAACTTCAGGCACGGTAGCACTATCGGTGTGAGCAGGAAGAAGAAGTGA
- the secY gene encoding preprotein translocase subunit SecY: MGVREVIYAIERWFPEVERPKRRVPLKEKFMWTGTALLLYFILAEIPLYGVPSSVQDYFATLRFVLAGRNGSLLTLGIGPIVTAGIILQLLVGSEILRLDLSNPEDRRFYQALQRLFSVFMAFFEAAIYVLAGAFGRIGVDMTLAIGILVIVQLGLGSTILIMLDELVSKWGIGSGISLFIAAGVSQQVMVKSLNPLPLPQNPNELSGALPAFIQHIVNGDLSGAVYRPGLPDIIKLLATIVVFMIVVYLESMRVEIPLSYGRVTVRGRYPIRFMYVSNIPIILTMALYSNVQLWARLLNNYGYTWLGTFQGNTPVSGIAKYTVPPYDVYQLIHNPLQATIYALQTIFWSVLFGFLWVELTGLDAKSIARQLQSAGLQIPGFRRDPRILERVLNRYIPYVTFWGSLTLAIVAVLASFLGALGTGTGILLTVGILYRFYEEIAREQATEMFPALRKFFATK, encoded by the coding sequence ATGGGCGTCCGCGAAGTGATCTACGCGATCGAAAGGTGGTTCCCCGAGGTTGAAAGGCCCAAGAGGCGGGTTCCACTCAAGGAGAAGTTCATGTGGACGGGCACGGCCCTGTTGCTGTACTTTATACTGGCTGAAATCCCGCTTTATGGAGTACCCTCATCGGTTCAGGACTATTTCGCGACCTTAAGATTTGTGCTCGCGGGTAGGAATGGATCGCTCTTAACCCTGGGTATTGGTCCCATCGTTACCGCTGGTATAATCCTCCAGCTCCTCGTCGGTTCTGAGATCCTCAGGCTCGACCTCTCAAATCCGGAGGACAGGAGGTTCTATCAGGCCCTCCAGAGGTTGTTCTCAGTTTTCATGGCCTTCTTCGAGGCGGCCATATACGTCCTCGCTGGCGCGTTCGGCAGGATAGGGGTTGATATGACACTGGCGATAGGGATACTCGTCATAGTCCAGCTTGGACTGGGTTCGACGATCCTTATCATGCTCGATGAGCTCGTGAGCAAGTGGGGCATAGGAAGCGGTATCAGTCTCTTCATCGCCGCCGGAGTCTCACAGCAGGTCATGGTTAAGTCCCTCAACCCGCTTCCGCTCCCCCAGAACCCCAACGAGCTCAGCGGTGCCCTTCCAGCCTTCATCCAGCATATAGTCAACGGCGATCTCAGCGGGGCAGTTTACAGGCCGGGACTTCCCGACATAATCAAACTACTGGCGACCATCGTCGTGTTCATGATAGTCGTCTACCTCGAGAGCATGCGCGTTGAGATACCACTCAGCTATGGAAGGGTAACCGTCCGCGGGAGGTACCCGATAAGGTTCATGTACGTCAGCAACATCCCGATCATCCTCACTATGGCCCTCTATTCGAACGTTCAGCTCTGGGCTAGGCTCCTCAACAACTACGGCTACACTTGGCTCGGAACGTTCCAGGGCAACACCCCGGTCTCTGGTATTGCCAAGTACACGGTTCCACCGTACGACGTCTACCAATTGATCCACAATCCCCTTCAGGCAACCATCTATGCACTCCAGACGATATTCTGGTCGGTGCTCTTCGGTTTCCTGTGGGTTGAGCTGACCGGTCTCGACGCGAAAAGCATAGCCAGACAGCTTCAGAGCGCCGGACTTCAGATCCCCGGATTCAGGAGGGACCCCAGAATACTGGAGAGGGTGCTCAACAGGTACATCCCCTACGTTACCTTCTGGGGTTCGCTCACCCTGGCGATAGTTGCAGTGCTGGCGAGCTTCCTGGGTGCCCTGGGTACTGGAACCGGTATCCTCCTGACGGTCGGTATACTCTACAGGTTCTACGAGGAAATAGCCAGGGAGCAGGCTACTGAGATGTTCCCGGCTTTGAGGAAGTTCTTCGCAACCAAGTGA
- a CDS encoding 50S ribosomal protein L30, whose protein sequence is MAKLALIRLRSGIRARGEVRDTLAMLRLHRINHLVLVDDTPSYKGMVQKVKDYITWGEIDKETLAKLIRKRGRLIGNRPVTDEYVQEKLGMSIEEFAEKVVNGEMKLTDLPNIKPVFRLHPPRGGLKGGKKRSFKEGGALGYRGEKINELIERML, encoded by the coding sequence ATGGCAAAGCTTGCACTCATCAGGCTTAGGAGCGGGATAAGGGCTAGGGGTGAGGTAAGGGACACCCTCGCCATGCTCCGCCTCCACAGGATAAACCACCTCGTCCTCGTCGACGACACCCCAAGCTACAAGGGCATGGTCCAGAAGGTCAAGGACTACATAACCTGGGGCGAGATAGACAAGGAGACCCTTGCAAAGCTCATCAGAAAGAGGGGCAGGCTCATAGGGAACAGACCGGTAACCGATGAGTACGTCCAGGAGAAGCTCGGCATGAGCATCGAGGAGTTCGCCGAGAAGGTCGTCAACGGCGAGATGAAGCTCACCGATTTGCCAAACATCAAGCCGGTCTTCAGGCTCCACCCGCCGAGGGGTGGCCTTAAGGGCGGCAAGAAGCGCAGCTTTAAAGAGGGCGGAGCACTCGGCTACCGCGGCGAGAAGATAAACGAGCTCATTGAGAGAATGCTCTGA
- a CDS encoding DUF262 domain-containing protein: MPVVGRIIPEEKSLEGLLSESNRMFEIPKYQRRYSWGEEALEFLRDIFTVAKHKEYFIGPMIFIDNETQNSNTRVYEIIDGQQRLITTAMIIAIIRDMLYILSETVDDQNLKSEAQSAASGLNRLILLTNYRGRAVGSKFKYSAYDEAILRTLVDKGVVNWVHNYLVNNQSFVPREVSKHLKKLLREMGYGKYSTVISTYLDLFEEIPSLLFGVDPENELILTPEIITMVDMFIEVLQNVKTVVLIVNNENDAFLIFETLNDRGVRLGPLDLIKNYLLMILARETNDNDKITLYSNLWDELTGDNSDAERYIWYYLLVRRYRDSPDSPKLSKKNLYSEIKNKIHTSEDVENFIMDLKRIFEYKDILREKFPYEYDDLGEVLTRIESLGVKQHLPLVFSLILCDSIEPKLAFQYLFDFYKLALRFKITKTNWNKIERRIGHLINAICSSDYEKYQEILIQIMPSDEVTRQSFIEYVAKKRNDNVAREVLVRINEYILSKESRHLRSKQGLTVEHLIPISSSEQYPEIDMLGNILLVDRELNSKLKNKPVPTKIKILLDEKGDDLPLNKIMLENFKQASNDISKVRKVIKDRTINLAELFVEATSI; the protein is encoded by the coding sequence ATGCCTGTTGTGGGAAGAATAATTCCTGAAGAAAAATCATTGGAAGGTTTGTTATCTGAAAGCAATCGAATGTTTGAAATCCCTAAGTATCAGAGGAGATATAGTTGGGGAGAGGAGGCATTAGAGTTTTTAAGGGACATTTTTACAGTAGCTAAACACAAAGAATATTTTATTGGACCGATGATATTTATTGATAATGAGACACAAAACTCTAACACTAGAGTTTATGAAATCATTGACGGCCAGCAGAGGCTAATCACAACAGCAATGATTATAGCCATTATCCGAGATATGTTGTATATTTTGTCAGAGACTGTTGATGATCAGAATCTTAAAAGCGAAGCCCAAAGTGCTGCTTCGGGCCTTAATAGGCTAATTCTTCTTACAAACTATAGAGGAAGAGCAGTTGGTTCAAAATTTAAATATTCAGCTTATGATGAAGCTATTTTGAGAACATTAGTTGACAAAGGAGTTGTTAATTGGGTACATAATTACTTAGTAAATAATCAGTCATTTGTTCCTAGAGAGGTTAGTAAACATTTGAAGAAACTTCTACGTGAGATGGGATATGGAAAATATTCAACAGTAATCTCAACTTATCTTGATCTATTTGAAGAAATTCCTAGTTTGTTATTTGGAGTTGATCCTGAAAACGAACTAATCTTGACACCAGAAATTATTACAATGGTGGATATGTTTATTGAAGTTCTTCAAAACGTCAAGACTGTTGTACTTATTGTGAATAATGAAAACGATGCATTTTTAATTTTTGAAACTTTAAATGATAGGGGTGTTAGATTGGGTCCATTAGATCTGATAAAGAATTATCTTTTGATGATTTTAGCCAGAGAGACAAATGATAATGATAAGATAACTTTATATTCTAACCTGTGGGATGAACTAACGGGGGATAATAGTGATGCTGAGAGATACATATGGTATTATCTTTTAGTTAGGAGATACAGAGATTCTCCTGACTCACCTAAGCTTAGCAAGAAGAATCTATATTCAGAGATTAAGAACAAAATACATACATCAGAGGACGTTGAGAATTTTATCATGGATCTTAAGAGAATCTTTGAGTACAAAGATATTCTTCGCGAGAAGTTCCCTTATGAGTATGATGATTTAGGTGAAGTGCTTACTAGAATTGAATCTCTGGGAGTGAAACAACACTTGCCCTTGGTATTTTCTCTAATACTTTGTGATTCTATTGAACCTAAACTTGCTTTTCAGTATCTCTTTGATTTTTATAAACTCGCACTAAGATTTAAAATAACAAAAACAAATTGGAACAAAATAGAGAGAAGAATAGGGCATTTAATCAATGCAATATGTAGTTCTGACTATGAGAAGTATCAAGAAATTCTTATACAGATAATGCCTTCGGATGAGGTAACTAGGCAATCGTTTATTGAGTATGTTGCTAAAAAACGCAATGACAACGTTGCACGGGAAGTTTTAGTGCGGATTAATGAATACATTCTTTCAAAGGAGAGTAGGCACCTAAGATCTAAACAAGGTCTTACTGTCGAGCACTTAATTCCAATATCGTCTAGTGAGCAGTATCCTGAAATCGACATGTTAGGTAATATCTTGTTAGTGGACAGGGAATTAAATTCAAAATTAAAGAATAAACCTGTACCAACAAAAATCAAAATTCTTCTAGACGAAAAAGGAGATGATCTCCCCCTAAACAAAATAATGCTTGAGAACTTCAAACAAGCATCCAACGACATTAGCAAAGTTAGAAAGGTTATCAAAGATAGAACTATAAACCTAGCTGAACTTTTTGTTGAGGCAACATCGATATAA
- a CDS encoding 30S ribosomal protein S4 translates to MGDPKRQRKRYETPSHPWIKERLDRERVLMRKYALKNKKELWRHETQLKEFRRRARRLLAARGKQAEIEREQLLQRLNRLGLLPADAVLDDVLSLTVEDVLDRRLQTLVYKKGLARTIKQARQLIVHGHIEVNGQIVRSPGYLVLKAEEDAITYAKNSPFSKESHPERVVIEQAQKGEAA, encoded by the coding sequence ATGGGAGACCCCAAGAGGCAGAGGAAGAGGTACGAGACTCCCTCTCACCCGTGGATTAAGGAGAGGCTCGACCGCGAGAGAGTCCTCATGAGGAAGTACGCCCTCAAGAACAAGAAGGAACTCTGGCGCCACGAGACCCAGCTCAAGGAGTTCAGGCGTAGGGCGAGGAGGCTTCTCGCGGCCCGCGGAAAGCAGGCCGAGATCGAAAGGGAACAGCTCCTCCAGAGGCTCAACAGGCTCGGCCTCCTTCCGGCCGATGCCGTTCTCGATGACGTCCTCTCGCTTACCGTTGAGGACGTCCTAGACAGGCGCCTTCAGACCCTCGTTTACAAGAAGGGTCTTGCCAGGACCATCAAGCAGGCAAGGCAGCTCATAGTCCACGGCCACATAGAGGTCAACGGTCAGATAGTCCGCTCCCCGGGATACCTCGTCCTGAAAGCTGAGGAGGACGCGATAACCTACGCCAAGAACTCTCCGTTCTCTAAGGAGAGCCACCCGGAGAGGGTTGTTATTGAACAGGCTCAGAAGGGTGAGGCCGCATGA
- a CDS encoding 50S ribosomal protein L18 has product MAHGPRYRVPFRRRREGKTNYHKRLALLKSGKPRLVVRKTLNHHIAQIVVYDPKGDKTLVSAHTRELMRDFGWKGHGGNTPSAYLLGLLIGYKAKKAGIEEAILDIGLHPPTKGSSIFAVLKGAVDAGLNVPHSEEIYPEDYRINGEHVANYAKALKEEDESLYRKQFGGYLVRGLEPEKLPEHFEEVKAKIIEKFEGARE; this is encoded by the coding sequence ATGGCACACGGACCGAGGTATAGGGTTCCGTTCAGGAGGAGGAGAGAGGGTAAGACTAACTATCACAAGAGGCTCGCCCTCCTCAAGTCTGGAAAGCCCAGGCTTGTCGTGAGGAAGACCCTCAACCACCACATTGCCCAGATAGTCGTCTACGATCCGAAGGGTGACAAAACGCTCGTTTCAGCCCACACCAGGGAGCTCATGAGGGACTTCGGCTGGAAGGGCCACGGCGGGAACACGCCGAGCGCTTACCTGCTCGGTCTTCTCATAGGCTACAAGGCCAAGAAGGCAGGCATAGAGGAGGCCATCCTCGACATAGGCCTTCACCCGCCGACCAAGGGTTCGAGCATCTTCGCAGTCCTCAAGGGCGCCGTTGATGCTGGTTTAAACGTCCCGCACAGCGAGGAGATCTACCCCGAGGACTACAGGATAAACGGTGAGCACGTTGCCAACTACGCCAAGGCCCTCAAGGAGGAGGACGAGAGCCTCTACAGGAAGCAGTTTGGAGGCTACCTCGTCAGGGGCCTTGAGCCCGAGAAGCTCCCCGAGCACTTTGAAGAGGTTAAGGCAAAGATAATCGAGAAGTTTGAGGGGGCGAGAGAATGA
- the cmk gene encoding (d)CMP kinase has translation MPKGCLVITVSGLAGSGTTTLCRNLARHYGFKHIYAGLIFRQMAKEMGMSLQEFQEYAELHPEIDREVDKRQVEAAKECNVVIEGRLAGWMVENADLKIWLDAPIMERAKRVARRENLSVEEAFVRIAEREKGNRKRYLNLYGIDIEDKSIYDLIINTAHWGPDGVFAIVKAAIDHLSPVGDAGVKKKR, from the coding sequence ATGCCCAAGGGCTGCCTCGTCATAACCGTCAGCGGCCTGGCCGGCTCGGGAACAACGACCCTCTGCCGGAACTTAGCTAGGCACTACGGGTTTAAGCACATCTACGCTGGATTGATCTTCCGCCAGATGGCGAAGGAGATGGGGATGAGCCTGCAGGAGTTCCAGGAGTACGCAGAGCTTCACCCTGAGATCGACCGCGAGGTTGATAAGAGGCAGGTCGAGGCAGCCAAGGAGTGCAACGTCGTCATTGAGGGTCGCCTCGCGGGCTGGATGGTTGAGAACGCTGATCTGAAGATATGGCTTGACGCTCCGATAATGGAGCGTGCCAAAAGGGTCGCCCGCAGGGAGAACCTCTCCGTTGAGGAGGCCTTCGTAAGGATTGCCGAGAGGGAAAAAGGTAACAGGAAAAGGTATTTAAACCTCTACGGCATTGACATCGAGGACAAATCGATTTACGATTTGATCATCAACACGGCCCACTGGGGCCCCGATGGGGTCTTCGCCATCGTGAAGGCCGCCATCGACCACCTTTCCCCCGTCGGTGACGCGGGGGTAAAGAAAAAACGGTAA
- a CDS encoding RNA-guided pseudouridylation complex pseudouridine synthase subunit Cbf5 yields the protein MARDEVRRILPADIKREVVVKDEKAETNPKWGFPPEKRPIEMHMKFGIINLDKPPGPTSHEVVAWIKKLLNLSKAGHGGTLDPKVSGILPVALERATRVVQALLPAGKEYVALMHLHGDVPEERILAVMKEFQGEIIQRPPLRSAVKRRLRTRKVYYIDVLEIDGRDVLFRVGVEAGTYIRSLIHHIGLALGVGAHMAELRRTRSGPFKEDETLVTLHDLIDYYHFWKEDGIEEYFRKAIQPMEKAVEHLPKVWIRDSAVAAVTYGADLAVPGIVKLHKGIKKGDLVAVMTLKDELVALGKAMMTTGEMIQKSRGIAVDVDKVFMPRDWYPKMW from the coding sequence ATGGCGAGGGACGAAGTGAGGAGAATCCTTCCCGCTGACATCAAGAGGGAGGTCGTTGTGAAGGATGAGAAGGCAGAGACCAACCCCAAGTGGGGATTTCCGCCGGAGAAGAGGCCCATTGAGATGCACATGAAGTTTGGCATAATAAACCTCGACAAACCCCCCGGTCCCACGAGTCACGAGGTCGTTGCGTGGATTAAGAAGCTCCTGAACCTGAGCAAGGCCGGCCACGGGGGAACGCTCGACCCGAAGGTGAGCGGCATTCTGCCGGTAGCTCTCGAGAGGGCAACGAGGGTCGTGCAGGCATTGCTCCCAGCTGGTAAAGAGTACGTTGCGTTAATGCACCTTCACGGCGACGTTCCTGAGGAGAGGATACTTGCTGTTATGAAGGAGTTCCAGGGGGAGATAATCCAGAGACCTCCGCTTAGGAGCGCAGTAAAGAGAAGACTGAGGACGAGGAAGGTTTACTACATAGACGTGCTTGAGATAGACGGCAGGGACGTCCTCTTCAGGGTGGGTGTTGAGGCCGGAACATACATCCGTTCGCTCATCCACCATATTGGCCTTGCCCTTGGCGTTGGTGCCCACATGGCAGAACTCAGAAGAACAAGGAGCGGCCCCTTCAAGGAGGACGAAACGCTGGTGACGCTCCACGATCTCATCGACTACTACCACTTCTGGAAGGAGGACGGAATAGAGGAGTACTTCCGGAAGGCAATCCAGCCGATGGAGAAGGCTGTGGAACATCTGCCCAAGGTCTGGATTAGGGATTCAGCCGTTGCCGCTGTTACCTACGGAGCTGATCTGGCCGTTCCGGGCATAGTCAAGCTCCACAAGGGCATAAAGAAGGGCGACCTCGTTGCGGTGATGACTCTCAAGGACGAGCTTGTTGCCCTGGGTAAGGCCATGATGACGACCGGGGAGATGATCCAGAAGAGCAGGGGCATAGCCGTCGACGTGGACAAGGTCTTCATGCCGAGGGACTGGTATCCGAAGATGTGGTAA
- a CDS encoding 50S ribosomal protein L14e, which produces MPAIEVGRVAVVIAGRRAGQKVVVVDIIDRNFVLVTGAGLNKVKRRRMNVKHLEPLPEKINIERGADDETVKAALEQAGIGLE; this is translated from the coding sequence ATGCCAGCTATTGAGGTTGGAAGGGTTGCCGTCGTTATAGCCGGAAGGAGGGCCGGGCAGAAGGTCGTCGTCGTTGACATCATCGACAGGAACTTCGTCCTCGTTACCGGCGCTGGACTGAACAAGGTCAAGCGCAGGAGGATGAACGTCAAGCACCTCGAGCCCCTTCCGGAGAAGATCAACATCGAGAGGGGAGCCGACGACGAGACCGTCAAGGCCGCCCTCGAGCAGGCTGGAATCGGCCTTGAGTGA
- a CDS encoding uL15m family ribosomal protein, whose product MIRRRKKVRKLRGSHTHGWGCKKKHRGGGSKGGKGMAGTGKRKDQKFTWVIKYAPDRLGKRGFHRPKAVQYTPQTINLSDIDENLQLFLDMGVAYEEEGKIVVDTTQLGVDKVLGTGKLTRPLVVKAYYVTPKAEEKIKAAGGEVLLA is encoded by the coding sequence ATGATAAGGAGGAGGAAGAAGGTTAGGAAGCTCCGCGGAAGTCACACTCACGGATGGGGCTGCAAGAAGAAGCACAGAGGCGGAGGAAGCAAGGGCGGTAAAGGTATGGCAGGTACCGGAAAGAGGAAGGATCAGAAGTTCACCTGGGTCATAAAGTACGCCCCTGACAGGCTCGGCAAGCGCGGCTTCCACAGGCCCAAGGCCGTTCAGTACACTCCGCAGACCATAAACCTCAGCGACATAGACGAGAACCTCCAGCTCTTCCTCGACATGGGCGTTGCCTACGAGGAGGAGGGGAAGATAGTCGTCGACACCACCCAGCTCGGCGTCGACAAGGTTCTCGGAACCGGAAAGCTCACCAGGCCCCTCGTGGTGAAGGCCTACTACGTCACCCCCAAGGCCGAGGAGAAGATCAAGGCCGCTGGTGGCGAGGTTCTCCTCGCCTGA
- the rpsE gene encoding 30S ribosomal protein S5, whose amino-acid sequence MSDPREMAQRVLEEWEPRTKLGKLVKEGQITDIHEIFRKGYQIKEPEIVDVLLPEVNLRENQEVLDIALTVRMTDSGRRIRFRVLAAVGNRDGYVGLGIGHGREVGIAIRKAINYAKMNIIEIKRGCGSWECRCRRPHSIPFAVEGKEGSVKVKLMPGPRGLGLVIGDVGKKILSLAGVQDVWSQTLGETRTTVNFAKAVFNALYNTNRVALKPEDIERYGIVVGREMPTSFQVE is encoded by the coding sequence ATGAGCGACCCGAGAGAGATGGCCCAGCGCGTTCTTGAGGAGTGGGAGCCGAGGACCAAGCTCGGCAAGCTCGTCAAGGAGGGTCAGATAACTGACATTCACGAGATATTCCGCAAGGGTTACCAGATCAAGGAGCCCGAGATAGTTGACGTCCTCCTTCCCGAGGTCAACCTCAGGGAGAACCAGGAGGTACTGGACATAGCCCTTACAGTGAGAATGACCGACAGCGGCAGGAGGATCCGCTTCAGGGTTCTCGCGGCAGTTGGCAACAGGGACGGCTACGTCGGTCTTGGAATAGGCCACGGAAGGGAAGTCGGTATTGCCATCAGGAAGGCCATTAACTACGCCAAGATGAACATCATCGAGATCAAGCGCGGCTGCGGAAGCTGGGAGTGCAGGTGCAGGAGGCCGCACTCGATTCCGTTCGCCGTTGAGGGCAAGGAGGGAAGCGTTAAGGTCAAGCTCATGCCGGGGCCGCGCGGTCTTGGACTGGTCATCGGTGACGTCGGCAAGAAGATACTCAGCCTCGCTGGAGTTCAGGACGTCTGGTCTCAGACCCTCGGTGAGACGAGGACAACCGTTAACTTCGCCAAGGCTGTCTTCAACGCGCTCTACAACACCAACCGCGTTGCCCTTAAGCCAGAGGACATCGAGCGCTACGGTATCGTCGTTGGAAGGGAGATGCCAACGAGCTTCCAGGTTGAGTGA
- a CDS encoding adenylate kinase has product MPFVVMITGIPGVGKSTITRLALQRTSVRFRLVNFGDIMFDEAVKQGLVSHRDEMRKLDPMLQKELQLRAAQRIVEIARKEPVLLDTHATIRTPMGYLLGFPKEVIETIRPNFIVIIEATPSEILGRRLRDLKRDRDVETEEQIQRHQDLNRAAAVSYAMHSDALIKIIENHEDKGLEEAVNELVQVLNLAVREYD; this is encoded by the coding sequence ATGCCGTTCGTCGTCATGATAACGGGTATTCCGGGTGTTGGCAAAAGCACGATAACGCGTCTCGCTCTTCAGCGGACCAGCGTAAGGTTTCGGCTGGTTAACTTCGGGGACATAATGTTCGACGAGGCCGTCAAGCAGGGGCTCGTGAGCCACAGGGATGAGATGAGAAAGCTCGACCCAATGCTTCAGAAAGAGCTCCAGCTCCGTGCGGCCCAGAGGATAGTGGAGATCGCCAGGAAGGAGCCGGTCCTGCTGGACACACACGCCACAATAAGAACACCCATGGGCTACCTTCTCGGTTTCCCGAAGGAGGTCATAGAGACCATCAGACCGAACTTCATAGTTATCATCGAGGCCACTCCGAGCGAGATACTTGGAAGACGGCTGAGGGATCTTAAGAGGGACAGGGACGTTGAAACAGAGGAGCAAATACAGAGGCACCAGGATCTAAACCGCGCTGCCGCGGTCAGCTATGCGATGCATTCCGATGCCCTTATAAAGATAATCGAGAACCACGAGGACAAAGGCCTTGAAGAGGCCGTCAACGAACTTGTTCAGGTACTCAATCTGGCGGTGAGGGAATATGATTGA
- a CDS encoding EMC3/TMCO1 family protein yields the protein MIEGIYSFLDDLFGGYIVQHPLLAITFAGFVIGGSYTLIYYFFTDVEKTRKLQEMAKQIQKEMREAQKSGDEKKIRKVQQKQMELMKMQSEMMRDTMIPMLLTLPIFWIFFGWLRRWYAEVAIAKSPFNFFLFDWFHSMYHSALMPDELGYFGWYILSSYIIGMVMRKFLDMG from the coding sequence ATGATTGAGGGGATATACTCTTTCCTTGATGACCTGTTCGGGGGGTACATAGTTCAGCATCCCCTACTGGCGATAACCTTTGCGGGGTTCGTGATAGGTGGATCGTATACGCTGATCTACTACTTCTTCACCGACGTTGAGAAGACCAGAAAGCTCCAGGAAATGGCCAAGCAGATTCAGAAGGAAATGCGCGAAGCCCAGAAATCCGGGGATGAGAAGAAGATACGGAAAGTCCAGCAGAAGCAGATGGAGCTCATGAAAATGCAGAGTGAGATGATGAGGGACACGATGATACCGATGTTGCTGACGCTCCCAATATTCTGGATATTCTTCGGATGGCTCAGGAGATGGTACGCGGAGGTGGCGATAGCAAAGTCCCCCTTCAACTTCTTCCTCTTCGACTGGTTCCACAGCATGTACCACTCAGCCCTGATGCCCGACGAGCTGGGATACTTTGGCTGGTACATTCTTTCGAGCTACATAATCGGTATGGTCATGAGGAAGTTCCTCGACATGGGTTAA